The genomic region TAGATGAGGATAATGACCTCATTGGCATCTCACGGACACCCATTGGGTCACAGAGAAACCCGAGTACAACATAAAGATGTGGTGGTAAAGATACAAGGCAGTACAGTAGGATACTAATTCTGCAGGTAACACACAATGGATAGAAAATCCATATGTGACGGAGGAGTGCAGCGGAGGGGGTTTATTACTTTCCACCTGACCAGGAAGGTGAAATGCTAATGGTGATGAGAACTGCACATGGTACTCAAtggaatttttgcataaaccttATATTTTGGCAAAGCGCAAAAGTGATCACAAGATTAGGAAACTTGCGGTGCTCTccacaggatcctttcctggtgcagcaggaaaggatcctgtagcaaggacctgctctccaggtggtgcattgtccttgcacactgaggatgtctctcccagggctactgcccatgagggaagggttaggtcggccgtcatagttggtaatttgattattaggaatgtagatagctgggtggctggtgggcgtgaggattgcctggtaacttgcctacctggtgcgaaggtggcggacctcacgcatcacctagataggattttagacagtgctggggaggagccggctgtcgtggtacatgtgggcaccaacgacataggaaaatgtgggagggaggttctggaagccaaatttaggctcttaggtagaaaccCAGTAACTCCAGGGTAACATTTTCAgaaattctccctgttccacgcgcaggtccccagagccaggcagagctccggagtctcaatgcgtggatgagacgatggtgcaaggaagagggattcagttttgtaaagaactggggaaccttttggggaagggggagtcttttccgaagggatgggctccaccttaaccagggtggaaccagactgctggcactaacctttgaaaaggagatagagcagcttttaaactagaacaaaggggaaagccgacagtcgctcagcagcgcatggttcggagagaggtatcttcaaaggatactaatgatgcattagaattagggcatcccgacagtgaggttccaataataagaaaagtaatccaagtgcctgtaattaaaaactcacctgagataaattccaatttatccctatcaatctagaacataagaaaatgccaaactgggtcagaccaagggtccatcaagcccaccatcctgtttccaacagtggccaatccaggccataagaacctggcaagtacccaaaaactaactgcactaaccacatcctgtggcaacaacttgaatactgtgtacaattctggtcgccgcatctcaaaaaagatataattgcgatggagaaggtacagagaaaagggcaaccaaaatgataaggggaatggaacaactcccctatgaggaaagactaaagaggttaggacttttcagcttggagaagagacagctgaggggggatatgatagaggtgtttaaaatcatgagaggtctagaacgggtagatgtgaatcggttatttactctttcggatagtagaaggactagggggcactccatgaagttagcatggggcacatttaaaactaatcggagaaagttcttttttactgaacgcacaattaaactctggaatttgttgccagaggatgtggttagtgcagttagtatagctgtgtttaaaaaaggattggataagttcttggaggagaagttcattacctgctattaagttcacttagagaatagccactgccattagcaatggttacatggaatagactttgtttttgggtacttgccaggttcttatggcctggattggccactgttggaaacaggatgttgggcttgatggacccttggtctgacccagtatggcaggttcttaacaaattccagagtttaattgtgcattgagtaaaaaagaactttctccgattagttttaaatgtgccccatgctaacttcatggagtgccccctagtctttttactatccgaaagagtaaataaccaattcacatctacccgttctagacctctcatgattttaaacacctctatcatatcccccctcagtcgtctcttctccaagctgaaaagtcctaacctctttagtctttcctcatagggagctgttccattccccttatcattttggtagcccttctctgtaccttctccattgcagttatatcttttttgagatgtggcgaccagaattgtacacagtattcaaggtgcggtctcaccatggagcgatacagaggcattatgacattttccattttattcaccattcccttcctaataattcctaacattctgtttgcttttttgactgccgcagcacactgagccgacgatttcaatgtgttatccactatgacacctagatctctttcttgggttgtagcacctaatatggaacccaacattgtgtaattatagcatgggttatttttccctctatccaacaccttgcacttatccacattaaatttcatctgccatttggatgcctaattttccagtctcacaaggtcttcctgatatttatcacaatctgcttgtgataggcgttaatttctgctggcaccgggaaagtgaactgcttttctgtacagtttcTGACTTATCatgatgatattaagtctgaggtcccaaaacaGCTCAAAACGTTAAAACTGAGGTCCCAAAACAgctcaaaacgtggctcttcaaacaagcctacaaggATGGGATAGGCTAAACTAACCATTGCTCAGCACACACTCCGTTACCTATCACcatagccccccctccccactgaacAAGCTCCCCAACCTCCCCCTTCTATTTATCCGACAATTCCAACTTCTGCCCTCCCTCCAACAATGCGACCCAAGCCGCCACCTTTACCTTGCTAGAATAACTGTTTCTCCCTCATTATATcagttttttccctttgttaatcTGGCGTTTGTTAGGATTGTTAACTCTTGTTACAGCTGTcctctgattctttttttttttcaatataatgTTTATTCAAAAATGCACTGATTATGAAGCGTTGTACAATAAGATGCATAAATTTACAAAATTACGCAATCAAGAACCAAGTAAAACACAGAATCAAAAGATAAAAGACATACAAAGGTCTATCGTACAAccgtttcaaaaagaaaaatatgtataaGAATGCACAAATATGATAAACAAATGTGAAGAATAAAAGTTTTCCCGTGGCCACTAAGGAAACATCTGCTCGTCTCATGGGATTGGATACTGCTTGTCCTCTGATTCTAATGTTCACTGTTACTACaaccctctcatgattttaatgtataatgttgttcaaatgtaaaccggagtgaaggccaacactaatacttcagtatataaaaacaaacaaataaataaaaagtaaaaaataattaaaaaaaaaaattaaaatcagctcgcgggttgaaaaccggacccTCAAATTTTGCAGGCgaccggtttccgaacccgtggctgtcaacgggctcgagaaccgaagcctgcaaaattgagtgttggctgtcaaacccgctgacagccgccgctccttttactgcggggccctaattagcatatttttatttactggatcgcgtGCGCTcgcccgcgtttctttctgtattggcctgtttctTAGCCCAGATTACAGCATCGGCCTGTGAtggcctttaacttccttccCCCTTTATCTAGTGCATTTTGGCTGGAGCCTGGCTTTTATTCCCAGTGCTAGTGGGTTGCCCCTCCCTGTTTTACGATGGAGGCGGGTCTGGCTTGCCCTGGAGGCTCTGTGCCATTGGTTAATGCTCCTCAGGCCCAGAAGGTACAGGGAGATGCCTGCACAGGCTTTGGTGAATAATAGAAACCCTGCTTGCGCCCGCTGAAGATTGTGTGCAGATTCTGCTGCGTGAACGTTGTCAATAAAGTTGGTGTTAGTGATCCGGGGGCGGAAGCAGGGACAGCTGCACGTGCGCACTACGCGGCCAGTGAGCGCGCTGGACTGCCCAGGCGTCGGAGCGGGTGCGTAAGCGCGTGGCGCGAGGCAGCCGGACGTGGCTGTGGGGGGCGCGGGGCGGAACCTAACCTGCAAGGGAACTTCCGGAACTCGGCTGTTAAGGGGGAGAGTCCAATACTGAGTCCCGGGGACCGTGGAGATGTGCCGGCCTGGCTCGCTGCTCGGGCCCGGCGCCTGACCCAGGCCTAGTTTGGGGCTGTTTTGTCCATtcgtgccagattttaaatgggGGTTTGCAGTCCGGAGAAGGGGAAACCCCGAGCCCAAAAGTAGCCCAATCTTCAAAAGAAGGAGTCATGGCCAATACAGATTTTATTTTCGATGTAGTAAAATACACAAACTGGTGGTGTATTTACAGTGTAGCAAACTATCCAAACGCGTGAGTACAGGATATAAAAAACTACATCAATAAAGAATCAAAAGCCTTACTTTGTAATAAAATCCTGAGGcaggggggtaattttctaagCCATTTCCAAGGGTAAAACAGGTATTTGACCTACACAAAtaagattttacaaaattaactGCCCGATATGCAAGTACAAGTCCGCAGGTAGGGCCTGTCTGTATGTACCTTCACTCGCCTTGAGTACAGGGCTTCCTGTGGTGATGGGGAAATTAGGAAATGCAATCGTGTGTAGGTACTcttgggataactttcaaaaggaaaatgtgtAAATTCATTGATAATTGACTTTTAATCTGTGCAGTTGGAAAAACTTTGTATGTATAGGGCTTGAGAGACtattgaggaaattaaaaagtcaaaaaGGAAGAGGAACTGTGGAGGGGGTGAGATGGGCAGGGCTAGGGCCAAGTTTGGCCTGTGCAAAGGGGTAGGACCACGGCCAGGGGTGAACTCCTttgctcatatatatatatatcggcctgtcagtaaggggtaatatatatatatatatatatatatctgaatcAAAGCCATGTagctgccctgctctgcttcctccaagggccGGAGGGGGCCATAACTGATCCACGCATCTACAGGGTTTGTTCTGTATTCTCAGAACTGATATGCAGTACTGACTCTGCTCTGCTTTTTTGGGCTGCAGGTGGCAGAAAGTCATTCTGGGTTATTCTGGCAGAAATGAAGCCCTCAGTAATGGACATAAAAAGGGACTGAATTTGCATAAGTGTGAATGTTGTGAGGagtagtgccattcatcaaggTTCAAGCCTTAACAATTGTCACTACTGCTCACAACtctcaaacttgtgctaattcaaaccttttttgtatCTGTTCTTTGCAGTATttgcttcagtatcacccctttTCCTTCTGTTTCCTGCAATACAGCAGGAGAAGTAGGGAGAAGGGGGActgagaggaggggctggagtagAGAGCAGAGTGGATATTCTCTTCTCCTGTGCTTCAGGATCAACCCCTTTCTCTTCCATTCAGGCTGCCTGTAGGGGAAGGGTTGGAGCAGAATACAcgtgctgctctgcctcttaagcctgaaaagaagtgccggAAGTGCATTCCCCATTCCttggataggaggcagtgttgtggattgagaactagttaaaagagagagtaggattaaatggtcagttttgtcaatggcaaaaagtgaatagtggagtgccctaggaATCTACTGGGATCACTACATTTCAACATATTTAGAAATGACTTtgagaacaagtgaggtgataaatttgctgatgatacaaagttattcaaagttaaatcataagaggattgtgagaaattgcctGCTGGATACAGATATTCTCTCAACAGGAGTGGTAAAGGGCTCCAGAGCAAGGCTGGGTTTGCTGCCTGGGTTGGATCTGCAGGTTCTGATAGCCGGCAGGACTTTTCTGGAAGTCTGTATCCAGGCAGAGGTTGGGGTAGGTGGAGAACAACAGCAAAGCAAGGGCTGAAGTCCGTCTGGATCAGCAATAGAAGATCAGTCTGAGGGAGTCTGACCGGGAAGCAAGCTAAAGCAGGACAGGGAAATAAGACTGGGCAGAGCAGGAGCACAGAGGGAAAcagtaacatacaggccgatacggtacagtgcgctctggtgtagtgcactgttaacctgcatttggacgcgtgttttcgacgcgctagctttaccccttatttagtaaggagtaagagcacatcgaaaacgcgcatccaaccccccgaaactaatagcgcctgcaacaggcaaatgcatgttgatggccctattagttattcccgcgcgatacagaaagtaaaatgtgcagccaagccgcacgttttactttcagaaattaacgcctgtccaaaggcaggcgttaatttgtgCTGGctccggggaagtgcacagaaaagcagtgcttTTCTGCGCACCCTCCGACTTAAGtcgcgatattaagtctgaggccccaaaagtaaaacaaCTTGTGACAGCACAGTAGACAGAAATCTACAGACTAGATGGATCAAGTGGCCCTTTCTGCTGATGTATGTTTCTATGGTTACTCTCTAGCTCTTTGTGCTGTATTTGGACTTTGGTTATATCGGGGTGCTGTTGACTCTTTTTGAGGTATCTCTGAGGTGTCCAATGTATAGAAATAGAACTGGTATTTTTCACACTCATTATAACAGTTTTGATGGTCCATTGCATTCTGGTGGTAAATTGAAGCCTGACCCCTTAATTGTCTAGGTTTTTGTGCCTCATTTGAACTTTCAAATGTTTTCAGCTAAATGTTAGAGAAAGCTTCGCTCATATCTGCTAAGCCCTGGACATGCTGACTGTGGAAGGCAGGATCCTGGTGGTGGTTGTAGCCATGGGTGGTCAGAGGTAGAAATCAGGCTGCTATTGTGTTAATTGTCGGGAAGCCTTGGTCCTCCGTGCACCACAGCCAAACCTCCTGCTTTCTCCTTTACAGGCTACAGCTCGTATCTGATTTGGAACATCTGCTAACCCAAAATGAATGAGCCGGTGGATCTAGGGGAGGCtcctgaaaggaagaaaagattTATCATTCCGTCACAGGACACTGATTCCACACCGGTAAAGATCCCCCAAACAGCTTTTCGGTTCTTTAATATCCATGGacactctcttctcctccctgggATTTCTGCAGTTAGTATTTAATAAGTAGATACTAGTTTGATCTTTTTTGTGTAGAATCTGGATTTATGGATTAGGACCACTTTACCTAAAATGTACCCTCACTCTTTGGCCACTACAAGATCTTGGAATCCTTGCAGGGTTAAATCTTGGATGAGAGAGATCCAAGGAGCATTGAGTGCTGCTGGGATGTTACCCTGAGTTCTGGCGAGCCTGAGGGGAAAGGAATGATTGCAAGGCCTCCCTAAGCTATATGGCATGGAGGAGAAGCCGAGCGGGTAGAGCAgggggctgtgaaccagggaaaccaggtttGGAataatcccactgccactccttctGACCGTGGGCAGGGCAGGTCacctcaccttccattgcctcaggctcATTTATGAAGCCGTGAGATGTTACTGCAGGAGGTACTAAGTATTGGGGTGGGGCATCCCCACAATATTTGTTTCCCCGCCCTGACTATATCActgtgtaattttttattttttttgtgatggTGGCCTACCTTGGCCAGGGCTGCTAGCTCGAGGCCCAAATTGCAGCCCCATCCATGCATAAATGATTGCAGGGATCTTGGTAGACCCCCATCTCCAGCCCAGGGCCACCTGCCGAGGTGgccccacaaaaaaataaaacgcaCCCCCGGCCCAACCAAAGCCCCCTCCCAAGATGCCACCACAATTCCCCCTGCTCCCTTGACTCCCATTTCCTGGAGGTTTAGGGTAGGCCCAAACCCCTCTTCCCTGTacctacccggatcagtccagactcctgggctttgcctcccccccagcagatggagacagagaagtttttgactGACACTCCCCTTAagttgaggtgccacctgcagtccctcagtatttctctgtctccagcagatggtggaggtgcaaattcCTGCagtctgaagtaaaaaaaaataaataaaaagaagatagaCGAATCtactgcctcccagggggtttggtAGGTCccggtgggaccatcccccctggttttgGAGGTGTTCGAGCAGagggtggaggccatggaacccagaacttgtaggtaatcccagctTCTGGGCACGTGCATGGCCAGTAACAAGAGAACTTGAACTTGCAATTCTGTACCTCATGCTCCTGTTTTCTAtggcttttggtttttttccagaCAGCCTGGATTGGTTACTATGGGGTGCCATTGGTGTCCTCCAGCCTTCGAGTTTGATTTTGCTTTCCTCTTATTTTGGTTGGTCATGTCTAGCaggttccatcgatgcccttggTGTCTGTCACTGACCCCTTGGCAGATGTATTCTGTGCCTGAGGGCAAATGTGCAACCGTGACTGCAAAAGCATGGAACTGATGAAAAAACATTTCAGGCACTGGAAGGACCGATGCATCAACATGAGTTCCATGCAGGCCCAGAGACCTTCTGCAGTGATGGTCACACAGTGTCGGAGGCATCAAAATAAAAGGACCTCCGAGCTGCATCGGTGCAGGGTCTGTCATCGGCATAGGAGGGACCGTCGGTTCCTTCAGTGCTAGTGGCTGATAGGGAAGCTCTCTGTAGTTTTTTGTCTCTTACCTTAGGATCACTCCCTGTCTCATAGAACATGCATAAGTTCGTACATAACCAGGTGGTGGGTGTATTGCAggtctcctcccccctccccattacttcaGGGGGGCTCCTGCCATGTTGCAggtctcctccccccttcccatcaCATCTGTATGCCAGAGTCAGTGTTTTCCTGTCTCAGActgacaaccccttcttccaagggttgggggtctttctgacctctggactcccttGGCCggtccatgactcctgcttatgagctgAAGTTGTTGCATTGGCTTTCTGTTCGCTTCTTTACCCAGGCGCTTACAGATCTAGATgaagtatccttcagtgtaaagtttTAAAGTTTCTTTCCTTGAGCTGTGACTGTGCCGTTGGGGCCTGTCAGTATCTGACCGCATACTTCTTTGGCTAtcatgattcatatttggtgctttcagtggtaaaacatgggctGTCTCCCTATAGGAGCCCCCCAGGGATGGCACCGACATTTCAGTGCTTCAGCTCAGGCATCGTGCAGATGCCATAAATGTTCGTTAGACCACGAGATGAGCCTTTTGCTGATGACCTGTTCTGAGTGAAAGTTTCTTACTGAAACAAAGGGCCTGCGTGATCCTCTAGTTTGctcgtttctccattttgttccaGTACCACAGACCCCATTTGATCCCCAGTTTAACCCTCGCTTCCCACCTTGCATTTTCCAGCAAATAATTAAAGATGGATTTAAGTAATatagaagatatatatatattaatttagCAGTgggaccttttttattttttttttactactggcGCATAAAATGATTTTGTGCAAGAAGTGTTTTATTTTTGGGATGATTTTGGATGTCTTGTTACTTGGGTTTTGTCTTTCAGCTGAAACCCCTCTTTAAGTCTTCGGTGGGCTGTGAAGGGTCAGCGAGAGGCGCTGTGGCGCCAAAGCTGGTTGGGACCTATGCTGACTACATCTTCAAGCAGGACGCTGGCCCCTCCGCCCTTCAGCCAGGCAGCCAAACTGAGGGCGGGTCCAGAAAAGGAGCTGCATGTGCTGACCGCCCTGTCCAGCTTGGTACTGTGCAAAGCGCGGAGGCCGGAGGAGCTGGCACCGTGACAGGGAAACCCGCCGGGAAAAGCAACTGCATCCTAGTCAGCCCTCGACAGGTCAGGGTTGCTTGTCCCATTCTGTCTATTTTCTGCCTTCCCTCTCCTTACAGGGTCTTCTTTCTGCTTTTTTACTGCTTCCTTATTCCTCCTTGTTCttctcaccttttttctgtgtctttgtcctctctcttttttcccaCTCATCAGCCTTTATCGCTCTCTATTTCTCTCAGGCCTTGCCGTATCGGTGATggtgctttctctttttttcccactcATCAGCCTTTATCGCTCTCTATTTCTCTCAGGCCTTGCCGTATCGGTGACGGTGCATTCTCTCTCTTTTGTCTTCCTCAGAGAGGGAACCCCATTCTGAAGTTTGTCCGCAATGTGCCATGGGAGTTTGATGAAATCACCCCGGATTACGTCATGGGACAGACCACCTGTGCTCTGTTTCTCAGGTAGCAGGGGGCGGTGGGATCTGCTTTGGTTTTCAGGGAGAGAGCCGTGGAGACAGTAATAGACTGACCCCATTCTGAGAAGGCAGCAGGGCACTGCAACTCAAGTGGGCTTAGTCTTGGCATGTAAACATGAACAGTTGTTTCTATAGGTTTTGGCTGTGGTTTAAGGAGAATCACCAGCATTTAGTTAAGCTGAAGAGAGAAAATGGTGACTACCAGGCTAGGATTCACTGGAAATATTGACAGACAGAACTTTCAGCCAGTCAGAAGATAGTATAATTAATAAATTTAGGGCACATGTTTTGAAAATGTGTATGAGGAATTTCAGACCTAATGCTATCAACAGGCTGTCGTGAAATTTTGTGCCAGATTTTCTCACTCCCGAACCAGAAGGACCAGGGTCAGAAAGTATTTAAGTGGCAGTGAGTGAAAGATGCTTTACATCCTTAGCATCCTGTGTAATGGTCACTAGAAGGTGCTCTTATTCTTTgcaatgaacacacacacacactacagtaTATAAAGAGCCATTCAGAAGGTATTACTGCAGCTAATCATACAGATACCGATAGTAAGGATAATCCCAAGGTTAATAGGTACTAAGTAAATAAGATACAAgagaccatatatatatatatatgtgtatagtATTTACAGTTCAGCTCTGAATGTGCACTTCCTTGTGTCAGTCGTATTGGGAACTGCAGGGCTGGAGTAAGGTAGCCACTGAGCATCTATCTTGCATCTGTACCAAACTGCAACATTCACAGGCTACCTTTATATGGTTTTTTCCTCCCTTGTTCCTACTAAGAGGGCCCCACAAATGAATCATACTATTCATACCAGCCATGTTTCCTTTCCCTCGCCTTCCAGTCTCTTGCAGGACGCACACGCTTATGCCAGATGTCTAACTCAGCATATCCTTGACCCCAAGCATTTGTATACCATCTGTACACTTAACTCAATAAGAGCCTGCCAGTCCCTAATACTGTACATCGAGATTTCTTCACGTTGTCTCTCCTTATGTTTCTAATATTGCCTGCTAGATTTACATAAGGGCTTTCCCTGCTCCacagctgatggaggcagaggacacacTTCGTTTATGACATTACTCTGGATTTATAAAGGGGGATGTGGTCATAGTCCAATCCCAGTAGTCTCTGTCTGGCAGTTGTGACGCATGAGGACCGTCTTGGTCTGTCCTCGGCCTGCTTGAGTCCACTAGCTCCCACGGCAACGGTCCTTCAGGGCTGCTCTTCTCCCCCACTGGGAAAAGCCTGATCCTGGAAGGagacattaaaataaaaagcacCTCTTGGTTGGGTTCTCTTATAGCACCATTAGCGGTCTAGTGAGTACCTCTTCTCCAGTCCAGAGGATTGGAAACCTCGGATGAGTAGTGGAGCTTGAAACTGCTCTTACCCTTCCCATCTTCCCCCTACCCATTCTGCCTACTGTGAactctttctctgtttttcttccGTGGTGTTTCTGGCTGCTACAGGACTACTTAaagttcctttttatttttaagttattaTTTATcaaacaaagcatccactttgtgcGTAAATATGGTAttcaaaacagaaatatacacacagagaaaatcaaatgaagaaaatactcATTGCAATTCCCATTAGACCACAATATGTGGGAGAGGAATTCAGCAAAAGaggagaaaatgaaagaaattaagaaaagaaatGGAACTGCCATAGCTCAATACGGCATGCATACATCCCAAAAGGATGAATTCACCTAGATATTCCTTACTTGAAGCTTGATCTTCGTAGAATCTATGCAACTTGTAAGCTGTTctggtaaaaaagaaaaagacataaCTATCTCTATTATACTTACACGGGACCTTAGAAAGAAGGTTGCCCCAATGGCTAAGGTCTCTTGGCGCAATGCCAAGAgacccttccttctctcctgagtGGACTTCTGACTTTTTGACCCATGAAAAGTGCATTCACTTTCCTGAAATAGCTTTCCATGATCGTACTCCAATCCTTGTCAGTAAATAATGATATTAACAATGCGGCTCTTTCAGACACTTCATAATTAGATGACTCTAAAAGCAATCAGTGAAGTTAACCAAATCTACTTGAGGAGTCTGATGGCAAAAAATGCCCTTTATCCAGGGTGGGAACGGATTCTGTGGTAAACTCCAAAATATCAAGGAAATACCCTGGGAAAATGTAATACTCGCAGATTTAAATGCCTTAAAGGGTTTTCTATAAATTCCACTTTTCTATTAAGAATAATAGTAGACGGAactcctttccctgtacgtacccggatcagtccagacacctgggttgtgactccgcacaagcagatggagacagagcaaaacttgatgAATTTCTTCTTCCACATTTTTCAATGTATCCAGAATCTCCTGTCTTTGTGAGTCTGTATCCACTTGCTGAGAGAGAGAACagtctgcctcatctcctccagccTCCCTTATCTCGTCAGTCCTTCTTTCCTTGCTCCTCGGACTCACTACCTGGACCTTGGTAACGTTCTGCTTGCCGCCTACCACTGACCCTTATCTGGACCTCAACTACTCTTGCTTGCCGCCTGGCCCTGAATTCTCTTTCTCCTGATGCCCTGTGGGACTTTCTcttaagccctgccagcccccgGAGCCCAAgcgctcaacctgtggggaaaggggctggtaaagtGGAAGCTCCTGACATCTGCCAGCTGCCTATGTGGGCATAGGGCATTTACTCCTTAGGCTGTACCAACCACAGCACAGCACCAAGTATTCATTTCCATTACAGCTGGTCCTGATAGAGGACCcggctcccttctctctcatgGCTTGGCCCTTGAAAGTAGCACTTGTGGAACAGAGGTTATTccctgttgcgtctgtcggtctcagacggcttcgacccttgtgcc from Rhinatrema bivittatum chromosome 13, aRhiBiv1.1, whole genome shotgun sequence harbors:
- the ERCC1 gene encoding DNA excision repair protein ERCC-1 isoform X1, which encodes MNEPVDLGEAPERKKRFIIPSQDTDSTPVKIPQTAFRFFNIHGHSLLLPGISALKPLFKSSVGCEGSARGAVAPKLVGTYADYIFKQDAGPSALQPGSQTEGGSRKGAACADRPVQLGTVQSAEAGGAGTVTGKPAGKSNCILVSPRQRGNPILKFVRNVPWEFDEITPDYVMGQTTCALFLSLRYHNLNPNYIHERLKKLGQTYALRVLLVQVDVKDPHFALKELAKICILADCTLILAWSPEEAGRYLETYKSYEQKPADVLKEKVEQDFLSKMTDCLTTIKSVNKTDSLTLISTFESLADLAKASREDLSLCPGLGPQKAKRLFDVLHEPFRKMNK
- the ERCC1 gene encoding DNA excision repair protein ERCC-1 isoform X2 gives rise to the protein MNEPVDLGEAPERKKRFIIPSQDTDSTPLKPLFKSSVGCEGSARGAVAPKLVGTYADYIFKQDAGPSALQPGSQTEGGSRKGAACADRPVQLGTVQSAEAGGAGTVTGKPAGKSNCILVSPRQRGNPILKFVRNVPWEFDEITPDYVMGQTTCALFLSLRYHNLNPNYIHERLKKLGQTYALRVLLVQVDVKDPHFALKELAKICILADCTLILAWSPEEAGRYLETYKSYEQKPADVLKEKVEQDFLSKMTDCLTTIKSVNKTDSLTLISTFESLADLAKASREDLSLCPGLGPQKAKRLFDVLHEPFRKMNK